AACTGACCTTAAATCGACATTCTTTCTTCAAAGGATGCGGATTTCTCTAATTGAGAGTGACCTCCTTTCACGTTTTCTCACTCTTCCGTTGTTAATGGCTTCTGTTTTCAAAGTAAAGACATCTTGTTTACTCTTTTACTGTCAAATCTTTCTCTTGTCTTGGTGAACAGAGTTTTACGAAATTTTAAAGACGCGGTCGCTATATATCAGACAGTAAATTAAAGTGTCTTTTGTCCTTGGTCACTTTCAAATGTTTTCTAAAAATGAGTTGCAAGACGttattaattttactaacaaGTCATTATTGAAAAGACTGATATAAAATTGTACACTGAGACAATTACATTTGGCTTTCCTTTCTACAATTGGAAAGGAAGGGCCTATATAACTGATGCGTTTTGTCatggaaattaaaaaatcagatAACTGTAGAAATGTTATAACACACTAGTGAATCCTTTAACAAGAGTGATGAGCAAACTTAAGATCCGTTCCTTTTTATTGCGAAATCCCAGAACTTGAATAATGGTGGTCGTATTTTaaatcagatacatgtatacatgtataagtcatGCCTAAAAGTTTGGATGCACTTGCAGTATGTAGCAATATGCAGATTTAACGGGAACACGAATCTGTTGCTgtagaatatttatttagtttcaGAGCATGTTAGCTGAAACTGTTtgtattaatatataatatatttatatataattaagcTTTCTGCATGGTCTCCCAATCCaaatatttccaaaatatgTAATTCTACAGCTTTTAAATGATCAAAAACCTCATATTTTTGTAAAGGAAAatgatttcacaattttttaaaaataaactttttaaaactattatggggtttttttcagttGCTGAAATCGGCGAGAGTTGCACTGGGTCCAAATTTTGCCGCCCTGTGAGCAGTCGCTGTGATCACGTGAAGGGTGAATGCACCTGCCAGAACGGATACTCAACCTCCAGTTCAAACAACAAAGTGATCTACTGCAAACAAAAACCTCTTCTATCCACTTCCACCAGTTTCTCTTTACTTAAAGAACCATGTGACGAAAATCGCCAGAGGTGCTCTCCAGAAAACCATTTGGAGTGCGACAAGGGTGTATGCGTCTGCTCGAACGGGTACAAAGAAGCTTCCATTGATATCATCAACGCCTATCCTTTTAATGTTGTACAGTGTGTTCCTGTAAATTTCTCCATTGGTAAGCACCAAATCATGAGCATCtgtttttattgcaaatttgaACTAAAAACAACTTGCATACAGATCAATGCATTGTGTTTGCATAGCAAATTGCAGGAATTGACGCAAAAGTTAATAATGAATTCAATGGGTCTATGCGTCTTCCTACAATCAATTTTCTGTTTGACTTGGTCAGAAATTACATAATTTCAAATacttatttaaattgaaaattcttGAGAAAAAAGCCTTCCTTTTTACCATAGTGTCAAAAATCTACCTGTCAGAAAACACAAAGACCAATAATTGCAACTACTAGTAGATAACTGAGAACTGTCGGTGTAGTTTGAAAGCAAGAACCGGATCCTTGCATGTAATTTTGTGGCACAACCAAACCAACAGGATTAATCGACACCAgataataaaaatgtgtttggGGGAACGCTGATAACTCGTATCTGATTATTTCCGCAATTGTCTGGGTATTAGAGGACGTTCACAGGACATAACGTCGCAATCGACGTGAAAAAGCGGATTAAGTAGCTTTATGGGATCTCGCTAATCCTTTCTTTGCAGGCTTTGACCCATCAATGGCAGAGATTTAAAATGTCGCtcgcacaacaaacaaatttacTTTACTCCTGGTTAATTTAAAAGGGAAAGAGCAAAACACAACCAAAAAAATCGTAACAAATCAACAGGTGTATTTGCAATCCTTTTGTTTTGAAGCAAAAAAGAATTCTTACTAGCATACCTCGACTGTGATTAACATTCTTTGTTTACCGATCAATGCTTCGTGTTCTTAATAATTTGGAAGTAGTATATCATACTTAACAgtatttaaaacatataattgAATCTCCTTGTTCAGATGGCACAGCGCCTCGTACAACAAACTCAAAATAATATACATACATCCTTAATCTGACGAATTCACTTTGTTTTAGGTATCAAGATAGAAGAAAACCAATGCTTTAGCCCAGCACCAGGTAAAATTTATTCTTAGAGTTCGCCTGTCTGTCATGAGCAgctgaaatattgttttgtttactattttgtcaataaaagtgaaaaaagaaTAGAGAAGGTTGATAGAGTACTGCATCATTTTCGTTTTTAGTGACACCTAGGCCAACACCTGGACAAACATCTAACGCCATCCCACTGCCGACCACCGATCAGTTTTCATCTGAATTTGTGTCAACATTTGACATTCCATCATTATCAACGGACTTTGGACAAACATCGCCATCAGCGTCATTAACAAGTTTTCCAAACTTACAACCTACCCCTGCAATCACACCATCAACGTATGAAACACAGAAATACTCATCCGGAGTTCCGGAACTTTCATCGACAGACAAGTTAGAAGAAAGCAGTGCCTACCTTTTCTCTTCAACAATACTTCCGCGGAGTAATGCAGCGGGATTAGTTTCGGAAACAAATTTAGAAACCCAACAAACTCTTCATTACACCTCCATCAGCTCGCCATATACCTCATTTATTTCAGACTTATTGACAAGCAGTGAAAGTTATACAAAAACTTTATCAAGTGTTACCGTTACTTCTTCTAATACTGATATTTTATCAACTTCCTCACCAGACATTAGATCCAGCTCACAACCCACCTCAACATTAGTTGGATCGTCCGAAGTGATATTTAGTTCATTTATGTCTAGTTCTGAAACGCCTGTCCAAGTGGAAACCTCATTTACTATGTCTTCCTCAAAAAGTAATATAATTACGTCGATGTCGTCTGCTTCATTTGTGACTTCAGTTTTACCAACTTCGCAGAACACAAACACCGTAAAATCGTCCATGGTTACTTTCCCTGTGACATTTTCATCTGAGTTTGTCACACCTAAATCATCCGTAGAAGAAACTGCAACTCTTTTTACTTCATCATCTGAAGAATTTACCAAAACGATTCAGCCAACTCCCAGTCAATCTAGCAGCAGTCAAAATCTAAAATCCAGTTCAGTTTTGACAACAACTTCAATATCAACGCCACCACCACCGACGTCAAAAACACcaaaaacaacagaaaattcGGTTGTCACAACAACAGAAGTCACAACAACAGCAAATTCTGTTGTCACAAAAGACAAATCTACAGCATCAAGGTCTACAACAATAGCAACAACAAAACGCACTACTTCACAACAAACAACTAGAAGCGCCAGTAAGTACTTGTTGTCAACTAAATACTGAGTAAGAAAGACTGCGGGGACCATCTGTATGACCTTTATGAGCGTTAACGATTACTTTAcatgtttctttttaattagCAGCAGGAATTTTTCGTGTGTATTGTATGAAAAGTGTATTGTTATTATAGACATAACAAAAGGCTAAGCTACAAAGGTTAAACGTAATGTAATAGCAACATACCAGGTAAATGATATGTCCGAAGAGGGAAAAACTGATGTGTTAAGTGAGTTTCTTATTCGATAATGACCAATAATACGATACATAATATACTTTTATTCCCATTTATAGACAATGTTAACTCAAGAAAGATTCATCTATAAACTAGTTGATATGGTGAAAACTGTGACGGGCAGTGTAGAAAAACCTTTTAGAtatataagcatgtattttcatgtcaaattaaaaatactgcTACTAGTATTCTAAATGATTGAAACTGCTTAATTTTCTAGCACCAATCGGGGAACGTTGTCAGATAGATTCTGTCTGTCCCGAAAACGCCATATGCGAGACCCGCTCAAAGTGTGATGGAAATTTGGCTTGTTACTGCAAAGAAGGTTATGTGTCCAATGAAAACAACGAGAAATGCCTGAAAAGTAAGACACACTTCTTGTCAAATTGTTTCAACCTTTAACTAGTACGCTGGACATTttgcattatcattatttgtCTACGAGACTTAAAAAGTAGACAAGTGTCTACTAGTATGTCATGTACAAACTAGAACTGCAAAATGGCTTCATATAATTATACTAACTTTTCAGAAATCTGCAGCCATGGaacatgatttaaattgatgttAATTCTCTTCAGGTTGCAAAACTACTAatctttattgaataaaatttagtAGTAGCCtcttaaatttataaaatgttagattttaaattcattgttgCCCACAGTTaatctttattttgaaatgacgTTACTCTATATGAATTATTCATTAAGTTAGTTAAAGGGaatttgagatcaaaattttatttttcatttttatagaaTGATTTACGTGTGGGTTTTGACTGATTGACCATAATTTGAATGCCATATGCCAAACAAGtgaaattcattgttatgtaaacagaattcgagttttgtttacaaataatatactaaagtataaaaaaaaaattgccatttctttgacaatatAACTTGGATCGTTGCAAAAAGGATAAtctgattcaatgtgttcaatgataatatttgttatatcaacaaaGGCAAGCAGCATTCAACCGAAACTTACCTGAATAGAACACATTAGTCaacaataacaagactcgagctttgtttacaatcaaagaatttcaaactcttTATCTTGTTtctaacttgatatttgactttcaaatatttgatgaaatattAGAAATACCCATGCATTTATTAACCtttctagaaataaaaaaattaaattaaaaaattttgatctcaaatcgtgccAAGGTTGTTTTAAAGCTTATAAATACAAGTTTTAAATGTTGTATTGACCCAGCGTTGTACATTAATTTAATGGACGGTTTTCGAAAACTAATCAGGAATAAGCGATTGCAAGAACCAACACTTTTCGTCACTTATTATAGTCTTTGCTAAGAAGATGGAGAAATAAGATGGCACAAATGTCCATTAGTGTAATCGTAAAAATAAgatgaataaaatttcaatgtttttaatccGTAAAATCTGTTTTTAGTAATAAAGTGCAATTTTGCGAAAGCACAATTTTAAACTATATATCACcagtttgaatattttgattaacaaaaaatgaataatgattaTTGCCTGAAGTTTTGGTGGTACCGAACCCATAATCTAATATGCTTAATAAAAGGTTACATGAGGtttggtgctctaaccactgagctatttcAGTCATATCAATATGCGTTATTTAAATGCTATACTATAGTATGCGACTTTGACCATCATTTTACGGACTTATATTATTTTCCTTAAAcattcaattgttgggatacaaaataatatttttaatgtatagtgggtcatctctccaagtttttgttgattgaaaatTGTTCGTTTTCCGTCAGAAATTTAACTATGACAGAAAATATGAAGCACAGACCCGCTCTATAAAATAAAAGGCAATGGGGTTCTAAAGCATGATATAATTAGGAGATTTTGATACGCATAAACCAGTTCAAATCAACATAAACCTAGCATTAAACCTGTTTAAAGGTTTCAAAACGATGTTATGTTAAACATAATTGCTTGGAACGATATTTTGAAAGACTCATCCGATttgttgataattatttttttcagtatcCTACTGTAGGTATTTTACACgatttattcccccatcttcttctGGGTATTCATTGTAATACCCATAAGCGTTACTTGCGGCTCAAGATAAAGTAAATAACTACATCTAGGAGAACTTGCCATCTGgtgaaaatttatgaaaacacAAAGAAGGAAACCCAACACCCATTTGATAAAACCAAggttaaaattgttatttctCAGCACGAAGCTCCGTTGAACAGCTTTGAAGGATGTTTGCAACGCAAAGTCATTGACTCCAGTTATGTTGCCATTCTCTGATCGCTTTTTAATGCAGACGCCTTCCTTGTTGCCCCTGTTGTGTTGCTTCATTGATGAATGAAAGCACAAACGATATCTTTCTCATCATTTCCCGATTTAATGATTGTGTTTTAGACTTAGGTGTCTCTGATGGTCTGAGATTGTACCTTTGAATAGCTCTGTAACTTGTCAGGCCAAGGTTGACATGGAAAGCAGCTCGGATTGGAACAATTTTAATGGTATTGTCACACTTGGTGGCAAACACACtacaaaaggaaaaaagaaagtTGTGGAAAACACAGCAAAGCAAATAATGCAAACCACTGTACATAGGGCATAGGAAATAATAAATCTTGGATGCTCTCGAAATGTTGTTGTTACTATTTGTTTACGGTAACAACACTTCACATTACATAATGTAGTAAAACCACAGTTACCTTAACCTATTGTTTTGTTGCTAAAAAAACCAAATTACTTTTACttccttcaaatttttttaaaaaacttcccGTTGTCGGATGAGATTAAACATACTATCATTAtgggtttttcttttttaaaaaccgtttttcttttaataaatccTATTTCGTTGTAATAACAATCACACATTCCTTTTAAgtaacaacatttttatttttacagtccAGTATTTAAGAGGAAAATGTGTGTCAAACAACCAGTGCTTAGGACCAAACGCAGCCTGCATTGGTGGACTATGTGCCTGTACAGAGGGCTATCTGTCAAGCAGCAACAACACAAGATGCAGACGAGAAATGTCCTGGTTTGTTAGCTTCCCGCTTCTTGGCGACCGATGCATGGGGTTTCTTTCGTCTTGTTATAATTATGACGAGCAAGAATGCAAGAACGAAAGATGCGTCTGTAAAGAAGGATACAGGCCACTCTTGGAGGTAGAGCGGAAGTTACGTCACAAGGAATTTTCACAATGTGTCAAAAATGACACACTGCCTGGTAATATTATtggattttgtttaaaagttttttttttaagtttaattatgcaatgatttccttttaaatttagttttttcaattcaattaaaaaatatttttctcttaaGTAGATGCTTTCAAGGAAAATATACGCTGTACGGATATGACTGCATCGGATTATTCAGACCCTTACTACTCAGAAggaaaaagaagtaaaaaaattaatttgacttTAATTATTGCATTTAAAACTTAAGTGCTATATTGTTATTTCTAGATTAACCAGTTTCAAATCTATTTTCAATTCTATCGAagaataaaaattgttatatttacaaaattaatttccTTCTTCTTATGTCATTAATGCATTtggtaaatatttcaatacttGCTCAGAACATAGTTTGTGAATTTCAAAAGattcttaatttcatttttcctccctttattttcttttattttattttattttactttctaCGTGTATTATAGAAATTCGGGTGATGCAGGGGGCTATTATTGGTGGAATTATGGCTTTCTTGGTTTTAATTTTGACAGCTGTAGGAATtatactctacatcagatataaaaagaGGTATATTAGAAATTTAGTTTACAACATTTTACCATTTACTGTCCTGCAAAAGCTGGAATAAATTGGAAATTGGTAtagattggaaattttttatcaactgTCAATATACACGTGCTTTTATTCAatcattaaaatactttataaatTACGTGGTATATTATTAACAACAATGACTGTCATTTCTATAATACAGAACAGGTGATATGAACAATGACTCAGGTTCGGAGATTTCATTCGAGAGACAATCAAGTGGACGTTATTCGTTCAAAATCCCGCGCCCTTTCGCCACCTACGACACCACGCCAGCCGATAATCTGTCCTTCCACAATCGCTCCTTCAAAGAGGACGAGACTCATCGACTTCGAGAAGACGAGCTCAAGTCCTTGAATGGAACTCTAGCCAAATTTTACTTCGATGACATAGATTATAAACCACACGAGGAATACAGACCACACGAGAATGGAAAGTGAAACTTTGTGTCTAAAGGGTCCTTTGAAATTACGagattatatacatatacagtcTATTGGAACTGAAATGTAAAAATGGTGCAAATGAATATAATGAATGTTACTGTGTGCTTGTTTGAGTAGATTTAATTAGTTAcatttgtatacatttatttcattttgaatattttggtgAATGTTAACATTCTTATCTATAAGTCtgctgttacatgtaaataacaccacaattttcaattatatacGTAATTTATATGACgtttaaacacaaaaatgacTATATTTATccatatgtacacatataaTACGAcgagaaaaaatgaaataataattttataatattataatgtttatatataatggATGCAAATATGGTTGTAACTGGCTTTGTcgttttacattattaataaattatacgTTTATTTAtcagtatttttgtttttcaacttgtttacttcctttgatcattaaaaaaagaGTGTTCCGTCTTCTGTGTAGCTGGACATTCTAAGTGGAGCATCAACAACAAGCAGGAGAATCGTTTTTGAAAGAGGGGGATGGGCTTCAAAATCGTTTAAATCCTAATATGGGAGGAGGGGGATACGTAGTATTCCTTGTAACTTCAAAAGTTCATTTTCacttttgaattaattatttattgatttatcactTATTATAACACTCCCTCAAAAGTGCCCCACCCCCTCCTCGATGCTACCAGCCTGAACAAGTCtactataaatatatttcacacTGGTATATGAAAAATAgaaatcattattatttacattgaagaCTTATATAGCTAAACTCGTGTTGCTATGGCAACAAAGGGGTCTTCCgttcttatatacatgtatttcaaaattgcTTCATTAACGTAGACAAAgggtatttatattttcaatacatgAACTTTTTCAAAGTTATTCCATACAAGCAATGCAAGATTCGTTCCTCTGGACTATATAAGTGTGCGCTGATCCAGAAATAACAACAACCACGGACAGATGACATACTTATCAGCATTTCTTTTTACTTtccatgaatatttttattttcttcttaaatGTGTAAATATAAGCAGCCCAAtgctttttttttggttaaaagaGTAATGAAGGTAGGTAAGACtgccaaaaaaattttttttttatttttttctcaaattaattttttttttctcgtaatCGTTTCCTGTGCAACGTACCTTCATAAACCGAAGAATCAAATTTAATATGTTAAATTCAAAGAAGATGGACAAATAGGGCATGAGAAACGCATACATTAGGATGGATAAGAtactgaataataaaaatataaagctGTCTCTTTCAAATACCTTTCCaaacaattaatatttaattaatatcaatttgTAACCATTggatatgttcaatacttgagacaaattgatttgaatcggtgtatatacatacaaacattttcaaaaagtgcCTTTTTAATTCCTTTAATTCCTTTTAATTTGTagagttttatattatttcatattctaATTAAGGTCTAAAAGAATTAAGGTGAacaatttcaatcaacaaaaacttaaCCCACTAATAGTTGCATAAGAAATATCATTCTGCATCCCAACAATTGACATTTTAGAAAAATACTAAATAATagaaaatcaaatcaatgtAACAAAAGTACAATTGGCTCAGTTGTTACTTGTTAGCACTCCAGACTTAAAATGAtatccttatacatgtacagtcaaacttcgttatctcgaactagatggtactgtttaaaaacttccaGATATCCGAGATATCAAGAGtagaatactttaaaaaaaattagttgggACTgccaaatcacttcgacatatccattgtattcgagatatcgaagttcaactgtatatatatagttgGACTCTTTAGGTTGAGGGTTTGATAccatcaaaacttttttttgttctttgtgtttgttagaaaatttgtttttgcaaaatgataatatacatgtattcaaaatagatttagataaaaaaaagtaaaatattacgATAGTATTTTACGATTAAATAAGTATTTGTGTCatcttattcacccatcttctttataacGGTTGTGCAATGGAGCAATAAATATAAGTACCCTAGTAGTTAAAGTAGTTAACTGGCAGTACTtagtaatatatttacaaaaaatttctaaaaataagggtcattttaaaacattaaataaatgtgGATGTAattacatattcaaaatattatcacCATTTTCAAACAATCAAATTGTACAATATACAATCTGACATAAGACCCTTGGATTCGTTCATGTGCATCAATGATACACAGTGCTCTTGGTACAttgaaaatgtatgtttttcacAACAAATAATTAttggtatttttatttattgaaaattgttgaccaaatattaatttttacaaaagcTCTTCAAAATATGCTTAGTGATTCAATATTGATATATGTACCAACATCACATaaaaagtttcaattttttaaatataatttcaatataaaattgcaccaaataagaaaaaaaacatctgCATTATGTTTTCTTCTTTCAGTAAAAATCCAGTCCAAATGTACCCCATTTCCAATTGCACATTTATAATATACTATTGATTATTACAATAGTACCAGTTCCTTGTTAAACTATAGTTGCTTGTGACAATAAGAAAGAGTACTTCTTTGGATCAATTACAAATCAATTATTCATATGGGGCCTATCAACTAGGTGTTTAAACTGTGGTTAACCAAATTTGCACACTCTACACTTCAGTATAAAACAAACGagagtaattacatgtatctacataaTCACCCAATGACCTAGAACTCTAATACTGGTACTTTACGTGGAACCTGAGATCAGAAATTTgcattaacaaacaaaatcaaattcaaattatataatCCAAAAGTAGAATCAATCCACTGACGTAATATGCAGGTCAACCTTATCACTGACTCTTTTGCAGCCAGTAAGGGAATATTGCACAGGAGTTCCAGGTGGTTGAAAGAAGCTCAATTCATGCAGAATCTTCAACACCAAGCCATCAGAAGGCACTACTTTCTTTCGTCGAAGATCCTGCTTGATACAGTACTCTATGTGCGTTGTATTTAGAGGCAAAAACGGTACATAGACATCAATCAGGTTCTTGTCATGTATGTCATGATACCACTGTTTTTCTGATTCTTGGTGCAAGACAGATAGAAATTCTCCATGGGTCAAATCCTCTCTGCTCCTCCCTTTTGCAATTTGGGAAAACAGGAAGCTGTTGATTTCAGATCCTTTCGAGTTGCTGAGGAAAATGAAGACTATCCACTGGTTGTCAAATTCCTTGTTTTTCAGTGAGGTTAACACAGATTTTAATCCCTTTATTAGCGAAGGCGGAGCCTTGTCCATTTCGTCaaaaatgaatacattgaaGCGGCAATCCCTGATGTGTTTCCTGATTGACTTAGAAATGTCTTTTGCGTAGGATTGAATGTTGGAGGATGGAAACTGGTTCGGAACCAGATAGGTTTTGTAATGATGTACATgcaatgaatttaaaatgagTTTCGTAACAAAGTTTTTCCCAACACCTGTCCAGCCATGAAATGAGAATACAAAAGGTTTTAAGCGAGTGTGATTTGTGCTTAAGGATTGTTCCCAATACCGACTCAATGTTGATATAGATACATTTCTTGCTATGTGCTGCCCAAATAGAAAATGGTCAAAATTCTTTTCCAGGTTTGGAAAGTCAATAAACAGCTTACAGTCTGCATTATAAGACAGATAAATCTTTCCTATAACACAGAATAGTATCACAACTGTCCAGACCATAAATGTTCCATTATTCCTCTTATTAAACAGGGAtgatttttccttatttttctttgaatccTGTTTAAAATCAGGATGATTAGGTCCCACTAATTTAGGCTTCTTTAGTGAAGACTCATGCATGCTGTGTCTTTTCTTTGGCGTTAAACTGCGCATAGAGTTTAAACCTCTCACTTCTTCAATCAGAGCTTTTGAAATTTCAGTGTTTTTCTGGTTCAATCTTTGTCTTAATATTAATTCATCAACTGAGGCTGATCGTCCATATAGTCTGCTCTCATGCTTTGTTGGTGAAGATGAGCATATTGTTGCATTTGATTTCCATTTCTTTGAACTCTCCATGAATCTTGTTGGCAGTGCAACGTGTGTATTGAAGAAGTCATTGTCTTCTCCAGAAATATCCATTGGCTCTTCTTCTTCCAtcctgaat
The nucleotide sequence above comes from Magallana gigas chromosome 2, xbMagGiga1.1, whole genome shotgun sequence. Encoded proteins:
- the LOC105330447 gene encoding torsin-1A translates to MEEEEPMDISGEDNDFFNTHVALPTRFMESSKKWKSNATICSSSPTKHESRLYGRSASVDELILRQRLNQKNTEISKALIEEVRGLNSMRSLTPKKRHSMHESSLKKPKLVGPNHPDFKQDSKKNKEKSSLFNKRNNGTFMVWTVVILFCVIGKIYLSYNADCKLFIDFPNLEKNFDHFLFGQHIARNVSISTLSRYWEQSLSTNHTRLKPFVFSFHGWTGVGKNFVTKLILNSLHVHHYKTYLVPNQFPSSNIQSYAKDISKSIRKHIRDCRFNVFIFDEMDKAPPSLIKGLKSVLTSLKNKEFDNQWIVFIFLSNSKGSEINSFLFSQIAKGRSREDLTHGEFLSVLHQESEKQWYHDIHDKNLIDVYVPFLPLNTTHIEYCIKQDLRRKKVVPSDGLVLKILHELSFFQPPGTPVQYSLTGCKRVSDKVDLHITSVD
- the LOC105330448 gene encoding uncharacterized protein, with amino-acid sequence MFRWIIFLLTVASLTQDSSGKNLLDACKEDGECPSDSKCTIRGCDGSICLCRGNLIPNLNYTKCVSFAEIGESCTGSKFCRPVSSRCDHVKGECTCQNGYSTSSSNNKVIYCKQKPLLSTSTSFSLLKEPCDENRQRCSPENHLECDKGVCVCSNGYKEASIDIINAYPFNVVQCVPVNFSIGIKIEENQCFSPAPVTPRPTPGQTSNAIPLPTTDQFSSEFVSTFDIPSLSTDFGQTSPSASLTSFPNLQPTPAITPSTYETQKYSSGVPELSSTDKLEESSAYLFSSTILPRSNAAGLVSETNLETQQTLHYTSISSPYTSFISDLLTSSESYTKTLSSVTVTSSNTDILSTSSPDIRSSSQPTSTLVGSSEVIFSSFMSSSETPVQVETSFTMSSSKSNIITSMSSASFVTSVLPTSQNTNTVKSSMVTFPVTFSSEFVTPKSSVEETATLFTSSSEEFTKTIQPTPSQSSSSQNLKSSSVLTTTSISTPPPPTSKTPKTTENSVVTTTEVTTTANSVVTKDKSTASRSTTIATTKRTTSQQTTRSATPIGERCQIDSVCPENAICETRSKCDGNLACYCKEGYVSNENNEKCLKIQYLRGKCVSNNQCLGPNAACIGGLCACTEGYLSSSNNTRCRREMSWFVSFPLLGDRCMGFLSSCYNYDEQECKNERCVCKEGYRPLLEVERKLRHKEFSQCVKNDTLPDAFKENIRCTDMTASDYSDPYYSEGKRKIRVMQGAIIGGIMAFLVLILTAVGIILYIRYKKRTGDMNNDSGSEISFERQSSGRYSFKIPRPFATYDTTPADNLSFHNRSFKEDETHRLREDELKSLNGTLAKFYFDDIDYKPHEEYRPHENGK